In bacterium, the sequence GAGGATCAGTTCACGGTGCGCGCCCAGCGGCACTACGTCCACGTGGGTCGCGCGGGAGCCCGTGAGATGGCGGAAAATGATCTGGGCGACGCCGGCTTCCATGGTGCGCTCCTCCTTCACCAAGGAGAGCGCAAACGGCCGGCCCCGGGGATCAGGGTTTCGACGTGGAAATAAGGGCGCGCACCTGCTCCGCCCGTTCGGGACGCGGCCAGGCTTCGTAGAGCGCCAACAGCCGGCGCAGGTTCTGCACCGTGCGGGCGTGCCCGGGTCCCAGGGTTCCGCCGAGGATCGCGTCGGCCTCCCGCAGGAGGCCCTCGGCCCGCGGGAAGTCGCGGATCAGCGTGAAGTGTTCGCCGAGCACTCCCTTGGAGCTGCCCACGAGCCAGCTGTCCTCTCCCAGATAGCGTTGCCGCAGCGCCAGGCTCTCCCCGAGGGCGCGCCCGGCCTCGTCGTGCCGGCCCAGACCGTCCAGGCAGCGCCCCAGCGTCTGCAGGGCCGAGGCGATGGCCTGATGGCTGTCCGGCAGCGTCCCTCCGCGCAGCGAGAGCAGCTGCCGGCTGAGGTCCGCCGCCAGTTCGTAGCGGCCGCGATCGAACTCGAAGCCGGCGTAGTTCATCAGCGTGGACGCGTAGTCGGGATGCTCGCGACCCAAGAGGCGTTCGCGCTGCGCCAGGACGTCGGCGTACAGGGTCTCCGCCTCGGCGTATTTCCCCTGCAGATCCAGGGCGGTGGCCAGGCTGTTCTTGATGTTGGTCACTTCCAGGCTCGGCGGCGGGTGGTTGGCCGTCGCGATGGCCAGCGACGCCCGCTGCAGCGACTCGGCGGCCGCCCAGCGCCCCTGGGTGCCGAGAGCCACGGCCAGGTTGTTCAGCGAGCTGCCGACCAGGTCGGAGTTTTTGTCCAGCAGGCGCAGCCGGATGTCCAGCACCTCGCGGTGCGCCCGCGCCGCCGCCGCCGATTCCCCGCGCGCGTTGGCGATGCTGCCCCGCATCCCCAGCAGCGAGGCGTACAGGGTGTCGGGCCGGGCCGTGAGCGAACGCTGGATATCCAGGCCGACGCCGATGACCGAATCCGCGCGCGCCAGCTCGCCGCTGGCGAGGTAGGCGTTGGCCACGTACGTCAGGGTCACGACGTACGGGACGCTGCGGCGCCCCGTGAGCTGTTCCTGCAGGCGCGCGGCCTCGTTCAGGTGCCGCAGCGCCTCGTCGAGTCGGCCGATGGCCGCTTCGCTCTGCCCGATCACCTCTTCCAGGCGGGCGCGCACCTCCGGCTCGGCGGCCATCTCCGTCCCCAACCGCTGCGCGGCCTCGTCGAGCACCTCGGAGACCATGACGTCGCGCCGGCCGCTCGCGGGGCGCACCGACTGCAGCAGGACCTCGAGGAAGCCGCTGATCCGCTCGGCCTGCAGCTGCGCGCGGCGCGCGTGGCGCGCCTCGCTGCCGGTGGCGATCATCCCGGCCGCCAGCGACAGCACGAGCAGGGTCGTGGCCGCGGTCGCCGCACGGTTGCGCAGGAGGAACTTCCGCAGCCGGTAGCCGATCCAGCCGCGCTGCGCCTGCACCGGCCGGCCCTCGAGCCAGCGTTGCAGGTCGTCCGCGATCGCTTCGACGGAGGGATAGCGCGACTCCGGCTCGGGCCGCAGCGCCCGCAGCACGATGTGGTCGAGGTCCCCGGCCAGCCGCCGCCGCAGGCGCGCGGCGCTCCGCTCGCCGCACCGCTGCGCCGCCT encodes:
- a CDS encoding serine/threonine-protein kinase, which encodes MTHETDRLRRLRELFDAVIDLPPAERRAALESRAAGDAGLVLVVAALIGEAERTAPALATGNGGPDAAAPGDASALVGQRLGPYDVVRLVGLGGMGAVYEALRREDRYDRRVAIKLVRLELSQPLTLARFRRERRILACLQHRNIATLLDGGVGPDGRPFLVMEYVEGEPITAWCDRRALTVPQRLSLFRQVCAAVQHAHRNLVIHRDLKPGNILVTGDGDVKLLDFGVAKLLDPQVEEEMPPTRGGVRAYTPEYASPEQIRGETLTTSSDVYSLGAVLYELLSGQRPHPGGGSVASLERAVIEEPVARPSAAATEQAAQRCGERSAARLRRRLAGDLDHIVLRALRPEPESRYPSVEAIADDLQRWLEGRPVQAQRGWIGYRLRKFLLRNRAATAATTLLVLSLAAGMIATGSEARHARRAQLQAERISGFLEVLLQSVRPASGRRDVMVSEVLDEAAQRLGTEMAAEPEVRARLEEVIGQSEAAIGRLDEALRHLNEAARLQEQLTGRRSVPYVVTLTYVANAYLASGELARADSVIGVGLDIQRSLTARPDTLYASLLGMRGSIANARGESAAAARAHREVLDIRLRLLDKNSDLVGSSLNNLAVALGTQGRWAAAESLQRASLAIATANHPPPSLEVTNIKNSLATALDLQGKYAEAETLYADVLAQRERLLGREHPDYASTLMNYAGFEFDRGRYELAADLSRQLLSLRGGTLPDSHQAIASALQTLGRCLDGLGRHDEAGRALGESLALRQRYLGEDSWLVGSSKGVLGEHFTLIRDFPRAEGLLREADAILGGTLGPGHARTVQNLRRLLALYEAWPRPERAEQVRALISTSKP